The Paenibacillus sp. 481 DNA window GTAACGAATGAAATGAAACTTGAGAGAAAGAGACTGTACGAAGCTAAATTAGCCGAAATCAAGAATTATCCAGGTAAAAAATACAGTTTTGATGAAGCGATGAAAATGATTCGTGAAGGTAAAGCTGTAGCAAATGGAAAGAACAAATTGCAGCTGGACGAGAACGGAGAGTTAGAAATAGCTGTATTACAGGAAGAGGATTGCGAATATCTCTGGTATGAGCTACTGGCTATGCCACCAATGTTCTTGGTTGAGGAGTGGCACGAAGTGGATAGGGAAGATTAAACGGTAACAAACAAGTATTACAGTACACCAACATACATAAGACGGGGCATTACCATACTTGAATATCATGTCATAATGCCCCTTTATGTTTGGGTACTAGTAATAAGCTCGTATATAATTGGAAAGCCACACAAATCGGTCTTTATCAATCCAATGCTGGAAGTACCCGCAGCCAAGCGACTGCCACTGCTTCTGTTTCATAGAATACACCCAAACCTGACTACCGTCGTGAGCAACAAAGGCTTGTCGACTAGGCGAGAACCAATGATGATAAATGTTAGTTCCGCTCAACGGCGGCATTGCTTTATGTGTAGCGCTATACGCTGATCTCACTTTTTTAGATATAGTTAACTTATCATCGTACGACACGACTAAAGATAATGGCGTAAATGTCTCTTTTCCTGATCTCCATTTCAACGCGATATCGCCTCGTATACGTTCGTTGCCAACTTCAGCTTCCGTTTCAAAGTGGATCGTATCATCGCGCTGAAAATAAATCGGATATGGCCTTACAAACCCATCGCTGTGTGCGAAATAAGCGGCTTGCGGGTAAGATTTCAGCTTTTTTCCTGTACGATCATAAATAAGCAAGTCAGCACTTGTCCCTTCATGACCATCTGAATCAATAAGTAGCGCAAAATAGCTGCCGTTTGGAGATATCGCGATGTTGTAGATCATACGCTTGCTGTCGATGAGCTTGGTGACCTTCTGTTTAAGTAGGTCGATACGATTTACTTGCTTCCAGTTCACAACAGACAATAGCTCATTGTTAACGATGCGGTCAGCGTACCAAGCAAAGGGTGTATCGGCTTTTTTGGATGGAGGCAGGGGCGGAAAAGGGCTGAGTTGTAACGTGTTGAGGTTCACTTTATATGTTTCTCCTTGCTGTCCATACAATAAGAGTGTATCTCGTGTGGAATGTTGATCGTAAATGAAGCGATGATCATTGATAGGCGGCAGAGTGAGCGATCTGGGTTTGCCTTTTATAGAGAAAATATTCAGTTCGAAGTTACTGTTTTGAGAGTCGCATGTTGAGTCGGCACTTACTTGTGTAGGTAGGGTAGAAAGTAGTAATAATCCTGTCAGGACAATAGACAGTGTGATTCGCAGAGAGGGACGTAACAATGGTTGCACCTCCATTTTAATGGCCGATCATGTCATTCCAAAAAGATTATTCCTAACAAACCAAAGAGAAACTGAATGCTGCATAAAAAGGCGAACAGAGAGAGAATGACTATGACAACTGCCTTGCCGATAAGCTTGAAAAACGTCTTCATTCCGCTCGAACCTCCTAAACAATCCCATTATATCATGCGAAAAAACGGCTCTCCCTCACGCCTGTCTGAAATTTAACTAACAAGTGGATAACGAATGGTAAAAAAGAGTGAGAGCAATCCAGCTAGGACTGTCGGGCCAACGAAACGGAAATGATAAATTGTAAATAGTGTGTCGTATTCAGAAAAATGATAACATGTAGACGAAGACGTATTTCGAGGAAGACGTTACGTCACATTACATCACAATCGCGTAAACGAGAAATGAGGAACCCTTTTTGCAAAATTTCATCAAGTTAGGCATTCGCCCTGAAATAAATCAGGCTTTGCAAGCTAACGGTATTGTTAAGCCTACACCGGTACAGGAAGAGTCGATTCCATTGCTGCTTGCAGGGAATGACGTAATCGGTCAAGCACACACGGGAACGGGGAAGACGCTTGCGTTTGCTTTGCCTATTTTGGAGCGTATTGATCCGAATAATAAAGCGGTACAAGCTCTTATTGTGGCACCGACACGTGAGTTGGCGTTACAAATTACGACTGAGGTCCGCAAGATAGCGGATGCAATGGGCGGTATTCATGTATTGGCTGTGTACGGTGGCCAAGATGTTGAGCGTCAGATGCACAAGTTGAAAGGACGCCACGTCCATATCGTCGTAGCTACGCCAGGACGTCTGTTGGATCATATGCGTCGCGGTGCGATCCAATTGTCGCGCTTGTCTATGCTCGTGCTGGATGAGGCTGATCAAATGTTGCACATTGGTTTCCGTCAAGAAGTGGAGACTATTATTGAAGCGACGCCGACAACGCGTCAAACGATGCTATTCTCGGCGACGATGAACGATGCTGTGCAATCATTGGCTAGAAGATATATGAACCAGCCGAAACGTGTTCACATTCAAGGACAGCATATTACAGTTAAAGATGTGAGGCAGCGTCTCGTGGAGACGACAGATCGGGGCAAATTTGATAGCCTGTGCACGATTATTGACGAAGACAACCCTTATTTGGCGGTTGTGTTCTGTCGTACGAAGCGTCGTGCGAGCAGTCTCAACGAGGAATTGCAAGAGAAAGGCTACAAGTCAGATGAGCTACACGGTGATTTGACACAGCCGCAGCGGGAAAATGTCATGCGTCGCTTCCGCGAAGCGAAGCTGCAAATCCTAGTAGCAACAGATGTAGCTGCACGTGGACTTGATGTTGAAGGCGTAACGCACGTATTTAACTACGACATCCCGCATGATGCAGAGAGCTATGTACACCGCATCGGCCGTACAGGTCGCGCAGGCAGCACAGGTGTTGCGATTACATTAGCAACACCAAGAGATGGTGGCAAGTTGCACGATATTGAGCGTGAACTGGGCTTCTCGCTATCTAAACATAAATCGGATCGCGGAGCTTCTCAAGGGCGCTCAACAATGCAGAGACGATTTGGTTCTAAGGATGGAGCGCGTTCAGCAGGCCATGCAGGAAATAGAGATGCGCAAAAACGTGGAGCGAAGCGTGATACGCAACGTGGCTCTCAGCGTGATGGGCGTCGAGGCGCAGAGCGTGAAACAGCACGTGGAGGAGCACCACGTAGCGGTCAACGCGATAGCCAACGCGGAGGTCAGCGCGATGCGCAACGAGGTGGACAACGTGATACACAGCGCGTCGGTCAACGTGAGGACCAGTGGGGCGTGGAGCGTGAGTCAGCACCACGGGGCGGTCAGCGTGAAACAGCACGTGGAGGAGCACCACGCAGCGGTCAACGCGATAGCCAACGCGGAGGCCAGCGTGATGCACAACGCGGCGGACAACGTGAAGGCCAATGGGGCGCGGAGCGTGAAACAGCACGTGGAGGAGCACCACGCAGTGGTCAACGCGACAGCCAGCGCGGAGGTCAGCGCGATACGCAACGTGGCGGACAACGTGAAGGCCAATGGGGCGCGGAACGTGAGTCAGCACGTGGGGGAGCACCACGCAGCGGTCAACGTAACAGCCAACGTGGCGGCCAGCGTGATACGCAACGCGGCGGACAACGTGAAGGCCAATGGGGCACGGAACGTGAGTCAGCACGTGGAGGAGCGCCACGCAGCGGTCAACGCGACAGCCAGCGCGGAGGTCAGCGTGAAGCTGGACGAGGAGCACAACGTGAATCAGCGGGCGGTAACCGTGAGCGTTCAGGTAAACCCGCATCGTCGCGCGGTGGCTCTTCCTTTGTAGGCAACCGTGGTAAGTCTCGCAGCAGACGCTAATTCATGACGCAAATGCAATTAACTTTTTAGGAGCATCCATAAGCCTATGAATCTTGGTCAACAGCGCAAAAATGTTCGTGCTGGTCTTGAAGTTGACGTTGTCTTAAAGCAAGATCAGCGTACAGGCAAGAAAACGAGAGGTATCGTCAAAGATATTTTAACGAATTCTGCCAATCATCCACACGGTATTAAAGTCAGATTGCAGGACGGTCAAGTTGGCCGGGTTGCAGCCATTATTACTGCACAGCCGTAGGAATTATTTTTGTAAGTAAAAAAGCTTTTCTACCCCGAAACAGGATAGAAAAGCTTAGTTTGTCGAGAAAGCCCTCATCCGCAAAGATGGGGGCTTTTTCACGTCAGAGTAAATGCCGTATAAAAGAATGTACTTTTACATTGTTTCGTTCTCATTTTCACTCTAAGTTTACTATTAAATTTACATTAGAGTCGGGTCCAGTTGTTAATTGGTCAGCCTGTTAACTTTGTAGCTTATTAGCTAATTAGTTTGTTAGCTCCATCCATTGCTCATACACCGCATCAAGCTCCGCTTGGAGCTGCTCACGCTCCGTATAAAGCTCACCAAGCTTGGCTGCGTCCGATTGGCAATCCGGCTCCAACATTTTCTCATCGACTTGATGCAATCGCTGCTCAAGCTCAACAATTTGCCGCTCTAAGGTGGTCACTTTCATATTTGTTGCAGAGGATGAGGCAGAACGGTCTTTGGTGTTCGTTCTCGCATTCGTTGTAGCACTCGTACTCGTACTCGCCTTATCATTTACCTTAACATAAGGCTGACGTAAATCCGGCGCTTGCCGCTGTTCCGCGGGTTCTGAAGCCAGCAGAGTAGCTTGCTTATTCTGCTTCAGCACACCAGCACCACCAGCCGTACGATTCTCCGGCCTCAACTCTACCTGTTCTGGACGCTTCTCCTTGTAGTATTCAAAGTCGCCACCGTACGAATTTAGCTTGCCTTGCTCCAGTGCCCATATTTTATGCGCCAATCGATTTATAAAATAACGATCATGGGAAACGGCCAACATCGTGCCCGTATATTCTTCCAACGCTTCCTCCAATGCTTCACGGGAATCGATGTCCAAATGGTTCGTAGGTTCGTCTAGCAGCAGCAAATTCGGTTGCCGGTGCATAAGCACCGCCAGCCGCAGGCGGCTCCACTCACCGCCAGACAAACTTCTAACCTGCTTAAAAGCATCAGCGCCGTAAAATAAAAATCGCGCCAGCTGCCCACGAGCCGCACCCTCTTCCAAGGCAAGCTCAGTGCGGAAATATTGCAGCACCGTCATATGATGATCCTGCGGTGCTGCCTCCTGCGCCAAGTAGCCCAGCTCGACACGCGAGCCTAAGCGCACGCTGCCCTCGTCAGGAAACTCCTGCCCGAGCAGCATTTTTAACAGCGTACTCTTGCCCGAGCCATTGTCGCCGATCAAAATAGCTCGCTCCCCATAACGGAGCAAGTCGCTAACCTGCTCAAATAATAGGCGCTCACCGTAACTTTTTCGAACCCTATCCAGTGAGACGACTGTGGAGCCAGAGCGATCACGCTGTCTCAAGTCTAATTCTATAGCCTTGCGCTCCATAATAGGCCGTTTCAGCTTAGTCATGCGATCCAGTGCTTTCTGCATCGAGGCCGCGCGACGGTGAAAGCCGGCATTGGGTGGGTTAGCACGATTTCCCCAATCGATGAGCTGCTTGATCGTTTCTTGCATTTGCTTGATCTTTTTTTGCTGCTCTTGAAAAGCGGCAAACTGCCGCAATAGTCGAGCTTCTTTTTCCACCTGGTAGTCGGAATAGTTCGTTACATAGGTAACGGCCTCACCGTCTTCGAACTCGACAATCTTAGTCACAACGCTATCTAGGAAATAGCGGTCGTGCGAAATGACGACTACTGTACCTGCATACGTGCGCAGGAACGATTCCAGCCATTCAATGGCCCGCATATCCAGATGGTTTGTAGGCTCATCTAGCAGTAAAATATCAGGCTGTTCCAACAGCAAAGCGGCCAGCCCCACCTTCGTCTTCTCCCCACCAGATAAGGACGGGAAAGGGCGGGTGTACTGCTCCGTAGGGATGCCGAGCCCGTTGGCGACACGCTCGATCTGTGAATCGATCTCGTATCCGCCTGCTCGCTCAAATCGTTCCTGCACTTGCCCGTACTCTTGTAGCAAGCGGGCGAATCTTGCTTCATCGCCGATTTGTTCGGGATCGGACATAAGTTGCTCCAGCTTTTTCATCTGTGCGGACCATTCCAACTGCTGCTTGAAGCTTGCGCTTAGCACGTCGTACACCGATTCATCATGCACGTGCATCACTTGTGCCAAGTAGCCAATTTTGGCCCCTTTACGAATGGAGATTTCTCCTCGATCTGGCTTATCCAATCCTTTGAGCAGACGGAACATCGTTGTCTTGCCTGTGCCATTACGCCCGATGAGGCCGACCTTATCGCCTTCTCTAATGTCAAAGCATATGTCTTGAAGCACTAATTCGGCTCCGTAATATTTTTCGATGTGCTGAACTTGAATCATCATTTAGATTATCCTCCATAGATGACACACCACAGATGCCGCAAACGCCGCAAATGCCGCAAAAAAAGGCCGCAGGGAAATGTCCCTACGGCCTTTACTTAATCATCAATCGGAGCAAAAAAGAGTTAGAGCAAAGAAGCTCAACAGTTCCGCTTGAGGTTAAGGCAGGATGGTCATCTCACAATTTGAATAGTTTTGTATGGTAGTGCCATTCGTATTGCTGAAAATGGACAGACTTGTCCCGTTAACAGCTACATCATGGCAAATTACAAAAAGATCCAAATTGAGTTGGTGAATACGATTTGGGTTCAAATTGCGTTGTGTTTGTTCCATCCTGCCTCACCTCCTTTACATAAATTTGTAAAGATTGTATCACATTAAACCAAGCACATTCAAGCATGTTGGCGAATTTTTGTATCGGAATATTTGCCGTGAAATATGTATCGTGAAATATGTACTGTGAAATTTTCCGTAATATCTACCGTGATAATACTTTCAATAAAATTCGCTCATACCATTTCCAAGGTAAAATGCGACGCAGCAATTGCCCGATCTTGGCCTCCTTGCCTAATAAGTAGCGCAGTTTAGGCTTAGACATGCCAGCTATGCGTACAATGCACTGCGCCACTTCAGTCGCAGGCGGTGCTTGCTTCGCTGTCTGCTGTGAGAAGCGCAGCACAGCATCTATTTGCGCCCGATAGGGTGAGTGTTCGGGAGCGTGCACGACCTTCATGGCCTTATCCCAAATGTCCGTCTGGTAGGGGCCTGGCTCAACAAGGACCGCATAAACGCCATAGGGCAGCATTTCTAGGCGGAGCGATTCCGTAAACCCTTCGACGGCGAACTTCGAAGAGGCGTAGGGAGCGTAGCCAGGGTAGCCGGACAAGCCGCTGACACTGCTAATATTTATAATTTTGCCGTAGCGTTGCTGCCGCATAATAGGCAGTACCGCTTGTGTTACGGCCACTGTACCAAAGAAGTTCGTCTCCATTTGGTCATACCAGCCCTGTCGATCGACTTCCTCTACAAAGCCGCCAATCACACAGCCTGCATTGTTGACGACAATATCTATCGATCCGAAGTGGTCCATGATGGTCTTAATCGCGCGCTCAATACTATCCACCTGTGTAACGTCGAGCGAGAATACGTGAATATGCTCAGACACGCCAGCCAAATGAGCTTGTTCTTGTAGACGTCCTTGCTTCTCTACACTGCGCATCGATGCGATAACTTTGTATCCATGCTGGGCTAGAGCGATGCTTGTTTGAAGCCCGAAGCCACTGGATGAGCCTGTAATGAGTGCAACTGGACGTGAACGCAAGGTTTCAGATGAACTCGAATTCATATTTGTTAATCTCTCCTTTAATGAATGCTGAATGTATGTACGACAAAAAAGCCCCTTCTGCGGCACGTAGCGGCTATTGTAGCTTCTGCGCGGTCAAAGGGGACTTTTATGATATGAATGCAAAATTACATTTATTCCTCTGGTTGTGTTCGCTGTGGTTGTTGTTTGTTGTCAGTGAAGTCCTCACGCATAAAGCGCCAGAAACGCATCAGCTCTTCACGCTGTCTTAATGGAGATACCATAAACTCCTCAAAAAATAGACGCATCCTAGCATCGTGCACGATAAGAGAATTATCGGTCGGCAATACGGCATCGTTACAAGTTAAATAATCAATAGATACTTCGTATAATCGAGCGATTTCTTTAACCATATCGATATCGGGTTTACGATTCCCATTCTCGTAATTGGAGTAAGCGGAACGAGATACGCTTATGCGGCTGGCTACATCGTCTTGTGTCCAGCCTCGTTTCAAGCGTTCTTGTTCCATGCGTTGACTTAGCATGAAACCACCTCTCTACCCAAGTATATCGCTCGAAATCAAACCGTTAAGAGAATGTTTCGATAAGAATATCAAAATATAGTATAGACACGTAAAGAATACAATGGTAATATATTCTTGATTCGAAACGAAGCTGTAGATAGGAGATGTGAATCATTATGAATCTTTCTCGTAAATGGCTTATTCGCTATAGAGGCGCTAAAACTCAGAAAGAAGTGGCCGCTATGTCTGGCATTAACCGAAGTTCGTACTCCAATATCGAAACGGGAAGGCGTGACCCTAGCATTCATGTAGCTAAACGTATCGGACTAACCTTAGGATTTGATTGGAAATATTTTTTTGAGCAAGTTGAATCAGGAGATTAACAGATGTGGTGTTTGACGCATAAAGGCAAGCCGTTTGGACAGCCATTCGCGACAGAAATAGAAGTAGTAAAGATGTTTATTCGCTTACAATCTTGCTTTTTGGAACTAGGATATTGTGAACTGAAACGACTCCAGCGACAGCCGAAACCAGCAGCGTGTAACTAACAACATAGATTCCGATTGCCCATACAGATCGCCTTCGTTCCTATTAAATTAGGACGAAGGCGATTTTGTGTCATCGAACAAGCATGCTATTTATGTTAAAATGAAGAGGTGATTTCATATTTTCTCTTCATTTCCCAAATGAAAGGTTTGGAATGTGTCTATGTCACGCTTGCGGGATTCGATGACAAATTTAGTTGCTCTTCCTTCCGTCCGTAAGCAGAAGCGAGCTGCGTGGACGTTAGGCTTAATTGTGCTGCTCGCCTCTCTGTTTGTTCTTCCGATTGCTTCCGATCGAATTGTGGAAATACGTCCTTTTTTTCCGATGCTTATCGCATGGATTATGTTCGGTAACTTTATGACGGCGTATTTGATATATTCGCAGTTTCGTGCAACGGGTAGTAAACCGATGCTGCTGTTATCGGCAACTTATCTGTTTACGGGCATCATTACGATTCCTAATCTGGTTACGTACCCCGGTATATTTAGTGATGTCGGGCTGCTGCATGCGAATAGCCAAACTTCGATTTGGTTCTGGGTATGCTGGCATGCTGGATTTCCAATTGGCATTTTATTATACATTTACAGTATAAAGCGAAACACTTCGTCTGTACTGCACACAAAAAGCCGCCTGTACACCGCGATTACGTATGGTGCTGTCGCTTTATTCGTGCTGCTGCTGGCGTTTTTGCTGCCGCGTATGCAAGTGTTTTTTCCAACGGTCATTGTACATGATGACTATCGATTGCTGATCTCGTCAGGTATAGGCCCAGTATTATGGCTGCTGAACGGAGCTGCAATGATTTATTTATTCGTCACTACACGTATGAAGAGCTTGCTTCATTTGTGGCTGATGTTGTCTGTGTTTACGTTCTTTCTTGATGTCACACTGACCTTATTCGGAGGTGCCCGCTATAGTATTGGCTGGTATGTGGGACGGTTGAACTCGCTTATTTCGGCGACGACGGTATTGTTCGTCTTTTTTAACGAATTGAACGTGCTTTACGTTCGTTTGACCCGTTCTAAGCACGAGCTAAGGCAGTCGAAAGAGCTGGTGAAATCGGTATTGGACAGCATTACGGACGCGTTCTTATCGGTCGATCGAGAGTGGCGCTATATTTATTTGAATAAAGCTGCGGAAAAGTATATGCGAGTGTCGTTCTCGCAAGTGAAGGGTGAAGTGATCTGGGACATCAACCCTGGCCTGCTGAAAAGTGAACGCTATCAACAGTGTCGTAAAGTGATGGAGGATAAGGTGCCTACGGAGATTGTTGAATTTGACGAGTTCCGAAAACGCTGGTTAGAGGTACGTATTTACCCATCCAGCCAAGGGATATCGGTCTATTTTTGCGATGTGACCGAACGTATGGAAGCGGAGAAGCAGATGAAAGAAGCGAACGAAAAGCTGCGTATTGCGAATCGGTTGCTGACTGATTTTTCATATACAGACGGATTAACGGGTGTGTACAATCGGCGCTATTTTGATATGCTGCTTGAGCAGGAATGGCAAGGGTGTGCGCATGAAGGGATGATGTTGTCCCTGATTATGCTCGATATTGATTATTTTAAAAGGTATAACGACACGTATGGGCATCAAGCGGGGGATGAATGTTTGAGGCAGGTGGCGCAAGCCATTCGCGAGACCGGGGAGTGGCCGAGTGGGGTGGTGGCACGCTATGGTGGCGAGGAATTCGCTGTTATTTTGCCGCGTGCATCTGCTGAGGAAGCGGCGGCAGTAGCAGAGGCCGTTCGTCATGCGGTCGAGGCTTTGAAGCTGCCGCATTCGGCATCCTCGGTCAGCACGGTTGTAACGTGCAGTCTTGGTATTGCTACTGAGTTGCCGCAGCTATCGACGCACGAAGCGGACGAGTCAGGAACAGGCCTGCTTGTGCAGCGCGCGGATCGCGCGTTATATGCGGCTAAGCAGGCGGGGCGCAATCGTCTCGTAATAATAGAGTAAGGCGACAAGAAATGATGCAAGGTAAGCAGTAAGGTGAGTAGTGAAGTTAAGTAGTAAGGTAGTGGGTAAGTAGCAAAGCAAAGTAAGTAGTAATGTGAGTAATAGGGGAAGTAGCGAAGTAAGGTAAGTAGTAAGTAGTAAGTAGTAAGGCAATAGGCAAGTAGGCAGTAAGTCTGCCATTTCTTACGTGTCAGTCAGAAGAAAGAAGATGATGATGTTGAAAAAGGTTCACATATATGCGATGTTATGCTTCGTTATGTTGTGCTGGGGCTTGAATGTAACAGCAACGAAGCTACTTGTGACGAGCTTTGCGCCCGTTACGATTACAGCATTTCGCATATTGGCGGCAGCGTTGTGCGTATTCGCAATTTTGTCATTGTCCAAGCAAGTAAGGATGCTGACGAAGCGCGAATTCGTATACGTGCTGCTTGGTTCATTGTTAAATGTGGTTGCACACCACTATTTTTTGTCAATAGGGCTATCCCGTACGTCAGCAGTTAATGGCGGACTCATTATCGGGACAGGCCCGTTGTTAACGACGATATTTGCGCTATTATTTTTGGGCAGTAAATTGACGCTCTTAAAATCTGCGGGTATTATCCTCGGTTTCTCTGGCGTGTCCTTAATTGTTCTCGTGAGCAACGGCGGAATGAGCGGGGTATCGATCGGAGATCTGTACGTATTTCTCGCGATGGCGGTACAGGCTGCCAGCTTTATTTTAATAAAAAGAATGTCCGCTACACTGGACCCGCGTCTTATGACAGGCTATATGCTCTTGTTGGGTTCTGTCTTTTTGTTTATGATCAGCCTTATTGTGGAGCCGCAAGGCTTAGCGACATTGACGCAAGGCTCTGTTAGCATGTGGGTCATTTTCTTTGCTTCAGCGTGTATTGCGACAGGCGTCGGTCATATGATGTACAACTATGCAATCGGGTTAGTGGGCACGGTGGAATCCGCTATTTTTATTAATTTAAGCCCTTTCTTTGCACTGATTGGCTCTGCGGTATTCTTAGGCGAACAAATTCTGCTTGTGCAAATTGTAGGGTTTGTGCTTATTATTGCGGGCGTGCTGTGCGGTTCAGGAGCGTTGGAGGAACGTATACGTTCACTGAGGCGCAGTGCAGGAAGAGTGGAGAAGGTTACGCAAAAGGCATCCTAGTTTAGTTGCTGCTATGCCGCGCATATAGGTTAATGAAAGACCCTGAACACTTAACGGAGTGTTTAGGGTCTTTTGTCTTTGTTAGCTATTGTAGCAGCGATTACTTAAAATCGGCCTAGTAGACCTAGTAGCCTTAGTATGCTGCTGTAAACCGATTACGCGCAAACTGAGGCTTCTCCAATTCATCTATCATCGCAACAGCGTAATCTTCGTAAGAAATATGACTATTTCCCTCAGCGTCTACCACAAGCGTATCTGTGCTTACACGGTAACGGCCAGTGCGCTCTCCTGCTTGAATCAAGCCTGCTGGACTTAGGTACGTCCAGTCCAAATCCTGTTCTGCAAGGTACATATTTAACGCTTCGCCCTGTGCATATGCGTTAGGCTTCCAAGCTTCTGGGAAATTTGGCGATTCAACGACCTTCATATCGGAGTCGGCAGAAACTTTGAGGCTTCCTGCGCCGCCAACAGCAAGCAATCGTGTGCCAGCAAGCTTAGCACCTGTAATGAGATGGCGAGTCACCTCGTTGAGTTGTGCTTCGTTTCCATGCGCGGGACCGTATGCGCTAATGATAGCGTCTTGGCCTTTACTCATTTGTGCAATTTGCTCTTGTTCTATGCTGCCGACTACAACTTTTAAGCTCGGGTGCTGTTGTGTGACACGCGCTGCGTCACGAACAACGGCAGTAACATGATGTCCTCTCTGCAAAGCTTCACCTACAATGCGTTGTCCGATATTTCCACTAGCGCCGTATACTAAAATATTCATAATGATGTTCCATCCTCTCTGAATACGTAAATTTTGTTGTACAAATATCTAGATTGCTTAGGTCAACTGGGCCGTCTTATGTTATCGAGGTCGAGGTGCTTGTAACGCGAAAAATGATTTAGCCTTAGTGATCGTACTTACAATCTTGTTGTAACTACAATGGTTACAACTAAGTCAAAAAAAATTAGTTGCTTGAAGCACCATTTTTTATTTTTTGTTTAAAATCGTCTACAAGCGTATCTAAGCTTACACTGGCTAATGATTGTTCCATCGCCACTTGAGCCTGGACCAACTTTGTTTCCAGCACGGATTGTATATTTGCGCCGACTGGACAATTGGGATTCGGTTGTTCATGCATTTGAAAAAGTTCGCCTGACTCGACTACTTCCACTGCATGATATATATCGAGCAGCGTGATGTCGTTCAGTTCTTTTATAATGGAGGCTCCTCCTGTACCTGGACGTACTTGTACGAGCCCTGCTTTTTTCAATTGGCCAAGAACTCTCCGAATCACTACAGGGTTGGTGTTTACGCTTAGGGCAATCCATTCGGACGTGCACAATCGCTGCCGCTCTAGCGACAACAAACATAATATGTGGACGGCCACGCTAAAGCGACTACTAATTTTCATCTTTCGTTTACCACCTCGATGTAACAAGTATAGTTACAACCAATTTGGAAGTCAAGAGGATTTCTAATGTGTTATAGTAGTGTGGTAAATCCAACCAATAAACCATTACACAAATGCTTAACGCGGAGGGCACAATATGACTACGTTATCGACACCGTTATGTAAGCTGCTTGGAATGAAGTACCCTATTATTCAGGCGGGAATGGCCGGAGGCCCGACAACGCCTGAGCTAGTCGCGTCTGTAAGTAACGCAGGAGGTTTGGGAACGCTCGGTGCGGCGTATATGACGCCAGAGGATATGCGAACAGCGATCCGACGTATTAAGGAGCTGACCGCGAAGCCATTTGCCGTCAACTTATTTGTTGTTAATATGACGGATGATTGGACGCGGCTGCAAGAGGCGCAGGCGGTGCTTAACCCGATGCGCGAAGCGCTGCAAATTCCGCAAGCTGACCAGAACCAAGCTTATGCGACAGTAGATAGATTCGAGGAGCAGTTTGCTGTATTGCTTGAAGAGCAGGTGCCTGTCATAAGCACGGCGTTTGGTGTGTTGT harbors:
- a CDS encoding DEAD/DEAH box helicase, coding for MQNFIKLGIRPEINQALQANGIVKPTPVQEESIPLLLAGNDVIGQAHTGTGKTLAFALPILERIDPNNKAVQALIVAPTRELALQITTEVRKIADAMGGIHVLAVYGGQDVERQMHKLKGRHVHIVVATPGRLLDHMRRGAIQLSRLSMLVLDEADQMLHIGFRQEVETIIEATPTTRQTMLFSATMNDAVQSLARRYMNQPKRVHIQGQHITVKDVRQRLVETTDRGKFDSLCTIIDEDNPYLAVVFCRTKRRASSLNEELQEKGYKSDELHGDLTQPQRENVMRRFREAKLQILVATDVAARGLDVEGVTHVFNYDIPHDAESYVHRIGRTGRAGSTGVAITLATPRDGGKLHDIERELGFSLSKHKSDRGASQGRSTMQRRFGSKDGARSAGHAGNRDAQKRGAKRDTQRGSQRDGRRGAERETARGGAPRSGQRDSQRGGQRDAQRGGQRDTQRVGQREDQWGVERESAPRGGQRETARGGAPRSGQRDSQRGGQRDAQRGGQREGQWGAERETARGGAPRSGQRDSQRGGQRDTQRGGQREGQWGAERESARGGAPRSGQRNSQRGGQRDTQRGGQREGQWGTERESARGGAPRSGQRDSQRGGQREAGRGAQRESAGGNRERSGKPASSRGGSSFVGNRGKSRSRR
- a CDS encoding YwbE family protein — its product is MNLGQQRKNVRAGLEVDVVLKQDQRTGKKTRGIVKDILTNSANHPHGIKVRLQDGQVGRVAAIITAQP
- the abc-f gene encoding ribosomal protection-like ABC-F family protein is translated as MMIQVQHIEKYYGAELVLQDICFDIREGDKVGLIGRNGTGKTTMFRLLKGLDKPDRGEISIRKGAKIGYLAQVMHVHDESVYDVLSASFKQQLEWSAQMKKLEQLMSDPEQIGDEARFARLLQEYGQVQERFERAGGYEIDSQIERVANGLGIPTEQYTRPFPSLSGGEKTKVGLAALLLEQPDILLLDEPTNHLDMRAIEWLESFLRTYAGTVVVISHDRYFLDSVVTKIVEFEDGEAVTYVTNYSDYQVEKEARLLRQFAAFQEQQKKIKQMQETIKQLIDWGNRANPPNAGFHRRAASMQKALDRMTKLKRPIMERKAIELDLRQRDRSGSTVVSLDRVRKSYGERLLFEQVSDLLRYGERAILIGDNGSGKSTLLKMLLGQEFPDEGSVRLGSRVELGYLAQEAAPQDHHMTVLQYFRTELALEEGAARGQLARFLFYGADAFKQVRSLSGGEWSRLRLAVLMHRQPNLLLLDEPTNHLDIDSREALEEALEEYTGTMLAVSHDRYFINRLAHKIWALEQGKLNSYGGDFEYYKEKRPEQVELRPENRTAGGAGVLKQNKQATLLASEPAEQRQAPDLRQPYVKVNDKASTSTSATTNARTNTKDRSASSSATNMKVTTLERQIVELEQRLHQVDEKMLEPDCQSDAAKLGELYTEREQLQAELDAVYEQWMELTN
- a CDS encoding RAxF-45 family protein — translated: MEQTQRNLNPNRIHQLNLDLFVICHDVAVNGTSLSIFSNTNGTTIQNYSNCEMTILP
- a CDS encoding SDR family oxidoreductase codes for the protein MNSSSSETLRSRPVALITGSSSGFGLQTSIALAQHGYKVIASMRSVEKQGRLQEQAHLAGVSEHIHVFSLDVTQVDSIERAIKTIMDHFGSIDIVVNNAGCVIGGFVEEVDRQGWYDQMETNFFGTVAVTQAVLPIMRQQRYGKIINISSVSGLSGYPGYAPYASSKFAVEGFTESLRLEMLPYGVYAVLVEPGPYQTDIWDKAMKVVHAPEHSPYRAQIDAVLRFSQQTAKQAPPATEVAQCIVRIAGMSKPKLRYLLGKEAKIGQLLRRILPWKWYERILLKVLSR
- a CDS encoding helix-turn-helix domain-containing protein, with product MLSQRMEQERLKRGWTQDDVASRISVSRSAYSNYENGNRKPDIDMVKEIARLYEVSIDYLTCNDAVLPTDNSLIVHDARMRLFFEEFMVSPLRQREELMRFWRFMREDFTDNKQQPQRTQPEE
- a CDS encoding helix-turn-helix transcriptional regulator; the protein is MNLSRKWLIRYRGAKTQKEVAAMSGINRSSYSNIETGRRDPSIHVAKRIGLTLGFDWKYFFEQVESGD